One Natronomonas gomsonensis genomic window, AGTCCATCGACGACAGTCTCGATTAACGCCGCGTCGGCAATCGTCGGGTCGATTGACTCACTGGTGTCAGCCACGACCTCTTTCGATCGGGTGGTGAAGATAAGCGATGTAAACATATCTCGGACGAGCGCGGGGTCGTTGAACCTGAACGTGTCCAATTGGACCCATTCTTCGACGTATCCTAACCCGTCGTCAGCCGTTTCAGCCGTCAATTGCTCGCGCTCGTCTGCAGAGAGTTGGTCAGTTAGTGTCTGTAGTTCGTTCCCGACGACCAACCGAGAAATCAAGGGGTCGTCTTGGACCTCGCTGAACATGGTCTGTAGCATCATCCGGGCTTCCTCGCGTGGCGTCGCCGCGTCGGCAACGGCCGCGTCGACCCGTTCGACGAGTTGTTCGCGCTTGTTTGCCAACACTTCGACGTACAGCATCTCTTTTGAGTCGTAGTACTGGTAGAACGTGCTCGTGCCGATGCCGACCTCCTCGGTGATGTCCTTGATACGCGTGCGCTCAAGACCGAATTTGGTGAATAGCTCAGTCCCGGCCTCGATCAGCTCCGCTTGAATCCGGCGGCGGTCATCCTCACTGAACCGGCTCATCGTCTGTGGCGATGCGTCGATTCGGAATAACAGTCATGAATCTTCATAGTGGCCCTATGAACCCAAGAACGAAAACATTATCTGTTTTTGAATTCCTCAATCTAGTGTGAAGCGACCCCGATCCAGTTCCAATTATTTTCCGGCAGTACGACCGAAATCGGTCCGAAACGCCTCTCAGCGGTCTGTTGATAGGTTCTGCAGCGTTACCCCTCTGGCTGCTCATGTTCCCGTGAGGGCTGACGCGTGAAGGACCGCATCCTGTTGACGGTACTCGTCGTCGCCGTCGTGACATCCGGCACCGTCGCAGTCGTTGGGGGCCCAGTTG contains:
- a CDS encoding TetR/AcrR family transcriptional regulator, producing the protein MSRFSEDDRRRIQAELIEAGTELFTKFGLERTRIKDITEEVGIGTSTFYQYYDSKEMLYVEVLANKREQLVERVDAAVADAATPREEARMMLQTMFSEVQDDPLISRLVVGNELQTLTDQLSADEREQLTAETADDGLGYVEEWVQLDTFRFNDPALVRDMFTSLIFTTRSKEVVADTSESIDPTIADAALIETVVDGLFSSGGNGDRRGADPE